The Nitrospira sp. CR1.1 sequence TTCCAACCGTCGACATCACCGGCGGAGCGCCGGAACTCAATCTCAATTTTCGTTGGCTGGTCGAGCAGGCCCGTGCCCTGAACCGGCACGTGATGGACCGCTGTAACCTCTCGGTACTGCTGTTGCCCTCGCAGGCCGACCTGGCAGCCTTTCTCGCGGCACACCAGGTAGAGATCGTCGCCTCTCTTCCCTATTACCGCGCCGCGCAGACCGACGCGCAACGGGGTGAGGGTATCTTCGACAAATCCATCCAGGCGCTTCGCCTGCTGAACGCGCTCGGCTACGGCCGTGAGGGCAGCGGGTTGCTCTTGAATCTCGTGCACAATCCAGTCGGCGCCTTTCTGCCTCCCAAACAGGAGGCGATCGAGGCGCAATTCCGGAGAGAGCTCCGCACCAAGCATGGCGTGGAATTCAACCACCTCTATACGATCACGAACATGCCGGTGAGCCGGTTCCTTGAATTTCTACTGGAAAGCGGCAATTACCAGGGATACATGGCACGTCTTGCGAGTGCGTACAATCCCGCTGCCGCCGCCGGCGTCATGTGCCGCTATACCCTCTCGGTCGGCTGGGACGGGGCGCTCTACGATTGTGATTTCAACCAGATGCTGGACCTTCCGGTGCGGCCCGATGCCCTTTCGCACATCCGGGACTTCGATCCGGCACGACTCCATCAGCGGGAGATCACCACTCGAAATCATTGTTACGGATGCACGGCGGGAGCGGGCTCGTCGTGCGGCGGTGCGGTGACCTGATTACCATGCTGACACCGCCGTCCAGCTTCGTTCTCAGCCGTGTACCCGCCTCACCGTACTTATCCGGTACGCGTCGGCGGACTCACATCCCTGCAGTCTTGCCGGATCGACGCTTTGAGCATTCTGCGTGGGAGACCGCATGGATATTTCTTTTCTGACCTTTGCGCTGGTGTTGGCGTTGGCCTATGCCAACGGCGCCAATGACGTCTCGAAAGCCATCGCGACATTGGTCGGCAGCGGAGTCACCAACTACCGCACGGCGATTCTATGGGGAACAGCCTGGACCATCGCCGGAGCCGGATTCGCCACCCTGGTCGCCGGAGCGATGGTCAAGACCTTCAGCAATGGGCTGTTGCAAACCGGCACGAGCCTTTCGCCCACCA is a genomic window containing:
- a CDS encoding radical SAM/Cys-rich domain protein, with the protein product MALTLVGQHKPLASSAEQLKVLAEIGTCLPFEEQLRRSGLSPLHATGITVLQLNVGKLCNQTCRHCHVDAGPDRTERMSRETAEQCIAALAQTDIPTVDITGGAPELNLNFRWLVEQARALNRHVMDRCNLSVLLLPSQADLAAFLAAHQVEIVASLPYYRAAQTDAQRGEGIFDKSIQALRLLNALGYGREGSGLLLNLVHNPVGAFLPPKQEAIEAQFRRELRTKHGVEFNHLYTITNMPVSRFLEFLLESGNYQGYMARLASAYNPAAAAGVMCRYTLSVGWDGALYDCDFNQMLDLPVRPDALSHIRDFDPARLHQREITTRNHCYGCTAGAGSSCGGAVT